In Xylanibacillus composti, the sequence CTGTAGACCGAAGCAAACCGCACATAGGCCACTTCATCCACTGGATACAGCTGCTCCATGACCAGCTCGCCGATTTCGCGGCTGTCCACCTCCGCGTGAGCCAATCGCCGGATCTCTTGCTCTACAGTAGAGACGATGGAATCAAGCTGCTCTACCGAAACCGGACGCTTCTCGCATGCCCGGATCAAGCCGCGCAGCATCTTGTCCCGATTGAATTCTTCCCTGCTGCCATCCTTCTTGATGACAATGAGCGGCGCTTCCTCCACCATCTCAAACGTCGTAAATCTTCGCTGACACTGTTCGCATTCGCGGCGGCGG encodes:
- the nrdR gene encoding transcriptional regulator NrdR; the protein is MKCPYCSYDGTKVLDSRPANENRSIRRRRECEQCQRRFTTFEMVEEAPLIVIKKDGSREEFNRDKMLRGLIRACEKRPVSVEQLDSIVSTVEQEIRRLAHAEVDSREIGELVMEQLYPVDEVAYVRFASVYRQFKDINMFMKELSGLLQRNQIGGEKG